From Aspergillus chevalieri M1 DNA, chromosome 4, nearly complete sequence, a single genomic window includes:
- a CDS encoding rRNA 2'-O-methyltransferase fibrillarin-like protein (COG:S;~EggNog:ENOG410PGXH;~InterPro:IPR018812;~PFAM:PF10307): protein MTAKKAQNSDHTTKTATTTSKCSDENGNSLVPDKRDAMKSAKAVVSENRYAAGLDPPQLPLRTITGLKRWSIANRELPATSLVRAIHVYDFDNTLFLSPLPNPQLWNGPTIGFLQAYESFANGGWWHDPNLLAATGEGLEKEEPRAWEGWWNEHIVRLVQLSMEQKDALTVLLTGRSENGFADLVRRMVDSKKLEFDLVCLKPEVGPNNERFATTMEFKQALLENLVLTYEQADEIRIYEDRVKHVKRFREWLEQLDRRLPALQSTGSRRFLNYDVIQVAEGCTYLSPVVEAAEAQRMINSHNTIISRNPSLNMTKSPFGRLCIKRTIFYTGYLISNLDSNRLIDQLLLPNLPHGLADSNDLKYMANSILITPRPAPRSILDKVGGMGKKLSWQVTGTAVYENRVWAARLTPIPAHEKYYTDNPYPIVVLAVRRGARPIDAGKIQNWNPVAADRALTLDTVVGEKVVLRVEEEIPNEGEWESQFTNKNNKRRHQQEREEDTLYPQSRQQPNGYTGPSPNRPRHHDDGPRRGGYRGRGRGNGPRGRGSNRGRGRGRGRDTGAHPFYKSLDDYGHEGGFDDKPGSGVMNY from the exons ATGACTGCAAAGAAGGCGCAGAACAGTGACCATACAACGAAGACAGCTACGACAACAAGCAAATGCTCTGACGAGAACGGGAATTCCCTCGTGCCGGATAAGAGGGACGCAATGAAGTCCGCCAAAGCAGTCGTCTCTGAGAACCGGTATGCTGCTGGTTTAGACCCTCCGCAGCTACCTTTGCGGACGATAACGGGTTTGAAGAGGTGGTCGATTGCGAATCGCGAGTTGCCAG CGACCTCGCTGGTAAGAGCTATTCATGTATACGATTTTGACAACACAT TGTTTTTGAGCCCCCTCCCCAACCCCCAACTATGGAACGGCCCGACTATCGGATTCCTACAAGCATACGAGAGCTTCGCGAACGGAGGATGGTGGCACGATCCGAATCTCCTCGCAGCTACCGGAGAAGGACTGGAGAAAGAAGAACCACGCGCCTGGGAAGGCTGGTGGAATGAGCATATT GTACGACTGGTCCAGTTGAGCATGGAGCAGAAAGATGCACTCACGGTTCTTCTGACGGGTCGGAGTGAGAACGGCTTTGCTGATCTCGTCCGGCGTATGGTGGATAGTAAGAAGCTGGAATTCGACCTTGTCTGCCTCAAGCCGGAAGTTGGGCCCAACAATGAGCGATTTGCAACTACCATGGAGTTTAAACAGGCGCTTCTTGAGAATCTCGTTCTTACCTATGAGCAGGCTGACGAGATTCGCATTTATGAGGACCGTGTGAAGCA TGTCAAACGTTTCCGGGAATGGCTTGAACAGCTTGATCGGAGATTACCAGCTCTACAAAGCACTGGGTCGAGGCGCTTCCTCAATTATGATGTGATCCAGGTAGCTGAAGGTTGCACGTATCTCTCCCCTGTAGTCGAAGCTGCTGAGGCACAGCGCATGATCAACTCTCACAATACCATCATCTCACGCAACCCAAGTCTCAACATGACCAAGTCGCCATTTGGCCGACTTTGCATAAAACGCACCATTTTCTATACTGGGTATCTAATCTCTAACCTGGACTCGAATCGCTTGATTGATCAGTTATTGCTCCCAAACCTGCCCCACGGGCTTGCTGATTCCAATGATCTCAAATATATGGCTAACAGCATACTAATAACTCCCCGCCCTGCGCCCCGGTCCATTCTGGACAAGGTTGGCGGGATGGGCAAGAAGCTTAGCTGGCAGGTTACCGGTACGGCAGTGTATGAGAATAGGGTTTGGGCAGCTCGTTTGACCCCTATACCTGCTCATGAGAAATACTACACTGACAACCCGTATCCTATTGTTGTCTTGGCGGTGCGCAGAGGCGCCCGTCCTATTGACGCAGGAAAGATTCAAAACTGGAACCCGGTGGCAGCTGATCGGGCATTGACACTTGACACAGTGGTTGGCGAGAAAGTCGTCCTGCGCGTGGAAGAAGAGATTCCCAACGAAGGTGAATGGGAAAGCCAGTTCACCAACAAGAACAATAAGAGACGTCACCAGCAGGAGCGTGAAGAGGACACCTTATACCCACAATCGCGCCAGCAACCCAATGGCTATACTGGACCATCACCCAATAGGCCGCGCCACCACGACGATGGGCCCCGTCGTGGCGGGTATCGCGGTCGAGGACGCGGGAACGGGCCACGGGGACGAGGCTCTAACCGGGGACGTGGTAGAGGCCGTGGACGGGATACCGGTGCCCACCCGTTCTACAAGTCGCTTGATGATTATGGGCATGAAGGAGGATTTGATGACAAGCCGGGATCGGGTGTGATGAATTACTAG
- a CDS encoding uncharacterized protein (COG:C,H;~EggNog:ENOG410PUMQ;~InterPro:IPR036188,IPR002938;~PFAM:PF01494;~go_function: GO:0071949 - FAD binding [Evidence IEA]), with amino-acid sequence MHQILIIGGGPTGLTTSLSLSHQSIPHSLLEKHPSTSIFPKAVGLNTRTIEYFRSLGLQNDILNVSAPPETVSQTCWYTSLGLGVGPDGNGTRTRTGTGREVFTRDAWGGGRYKGVYGRASPVRYTICPQIRLEPVLLRRARARGVSPGVVRNCAEVTGVEELDDRVRVRVRYASPSDDDGKEEEEEVVEEARYVIAADGGRFVADTLGIKMQGERDIASMVSAHIRAPISRYHPNRHALITWFIDPELGESIRTGFMYHVGPYPSTPETEEWIFACALLPHEKASGFDERAMLERLHRTLKIPGLNVELKSISHWNINAVVAERYRSKGGRVFLVGDAAHRIPPWGALGLNTGVQDVQNLVWKLGIALNARDEREQRKLHKWLDTYEEERKPLAHQVAHTSLSDFRQHTLVVDRALGISPDASPKDNVSSLQAYLDKMNPDGDELRTNIANAQSILDREFSALGFEVGWFYPSCDVDNEGARTRHGGQLTEDGEFDNTTYRPSAIPGHHLPHAWVLKEGVRVSTRDLVMNPGGKNQCVLVTTAAQPWMALQSDWVHVEVAVEIPPGPEEVDLAGLNGIEKNGAVLVRPDGIVLWRFKGPDQVFKKAREDPGRFVRRLLGIDGRDRAMKM; translated from the coding sequence ATGCACCAAATCCTAATAATCGGTGGCGGCCCCACCGGCCTAACaacctccctctctctctcccacCAATCCATCCCACACAGCCTCCTCGAAAAACACCCCTCCACCTCCATCTTCCCCAAAGCCGTCGGTCTAAACACCCGTACAATTGAATACTTCCGCTCGCTCGGCCTGCAAAATGATATACTCAATGTATCCGCGCCCCCGGAGACCGTCTCGCAGACATGTTGGTATACGAGTCTGGGTCTGGGTGTGGGGCCGGATGGGAATGGGACTAGGACTCGGACAGGGACTGGGAGGGAGGTGTTTACGAGGGATGCGTGGGGTGGTGGGAGGTATAAAGGGGTGTATGGGCGGGCGAGTCCGGTAAGGTATACGATTTGTCCGCAGATACGGCTTGAGCCGGTTTTGCTTAGACGGGCGAGGGCGAGGGGGGTGAGTCCGGGTGTGGTTAGGAATTGTGCGGAGGTGACCGGGGTTGAAGAACTTGATGATCGGGTGCGTGTGCGTGTGAGGTATGCAAGTCCatctgatgatgatgggaaagaggaagaggaagaggttgtTGAAGAAGCGCGGTATGTCATTGCAGCAGACGGAGGCCGTTTTGTCGCCGATACACTTGGGATTAAGATGCAGGGGGAGCGGGATATTGCGAGTATGGTCTCTGCGCATATTAGGGCACCGATTAGTCGGTATCATCCGAACCGGCACGCACTAATTACTTGGTTTATTGATCCGGAGCTGGGAGAGAGTATTCGGACGGGGTTCATGTACCATGTCGGCCCGTATCCGAGTACGCCTGAGACAGAGGAGTGGATTTTCGCTTGTGCATTGCTACCTCATGAGAAGGCGAGTGGTTTTGACGAAAGGGCTATGCTAGAGCGTCTCCATCGGACGCTCAAGATCCCGGGACTCAACGTGGAATTGAAATCGATAAGCCATTGGAACATCAACGCCGTTGTCGCGGAGCGGTATCGCAGTAAAGGTGGTCGAGTATTTCTCGTCGGCGATGCTGCGCATCGGATTCCACCTTGGGGCGCGCTGGGCTTAAATACTGGTGTTCAAGATGTGCAGAATCTAGTCTGGAAGCTGGGAATTGCCCTAAACGCTCGCGATGAaagggaacagagaaaactgCATAAATGGCTGGATACATACGAGGAAGAGCGCAAGCCGCTGGCGCACCAGGTCGCTCATACTAGTCTTTCGGACTTTCGTCAGCATACGCTCGTCGTTGATCGTGCTTTAGGGATTAGTCCTGATGCGTCACCAAAAGATAATGTTAGTTCTTTGCAGGCGTATCTCGACAAGATGAACCCCGATGGAGATGAACTGCGGACGAACATAGCAAATGCGCAGAGCATCCTAGATCGCGAATTCAGTGCTCTGGGATTTGAAGTTGGCTGGTTCTATCCTAGCTGTGATGTCGATAACGAAGGCGCTAGAACGCGCCACGGGGGACAATTAACAGAAGACGGTGAATTCGATAACACGACTTACCGCCCCTCTGCGATCCCCGGTCATCATCTCCCGCACGCGTGGGTGTTAAAAGAGGGTGTGCGGGTTTCGACGAGGGATCTGGTGATGAATCCTGGTGGAAAGAATCAATGTGTTCTTGTTACAACGGCTGCTCAGCCATGGATGGCATTGCAAAGTGACTGGGTGCATGTTGAGGTCGCTGTAGAGATTCCCCCGGGACCGGAAGAGGTAGATTTGGCGGGGCTTAATGGGATTGAGAAGAATGGCGCCGTGCTTGTACGTCCTGATGGAATTGTTTTATGGAGGTTTAAGGGGCCTGATCAGGTGTTTAAAAAGGCTAGAGAGGATCCAGGGAGGTTTGTTAGGCGGTTATTGGGGATTGACGGCCGAGATAGAGCGATGAAGATGTAA
- the EXO1 gene encoding putative exonuclease (BUSCO:EOG09262A65;~COG:L;~EggNog:ENOG410PFQY;~InterPro:IPR006086,IPR006084,IPR006085,IPR019974, IPR019734,IPR029060,IPR036279,IPR008918,IPR037315, IPR032641;~PFAM:PF00867,PF00752;~go_function: GO:0003677 - DNA binding [Evidence IEA];~go_function: GO:0003824 - catalytic activity [Evidence IEA];~go_function: GO:0004518 - nuclease activity [Evidence IEA];~go_function: GO:0005515 - protein binding [Evidence IEA];~go_function: GO:0016788 - hydrolase activity, acting on ester bonds [Evidence IEA];~go_function: GO:0035312 - 5'-3' exodeoxyribonuclease activity [Evidence IEA];~go_process: GO:0006281 - DNA repair [Evidence IEA]) yields MGIKGLHGLLKSIQKPCHLKKFSGQTLGVDAYGWLHRGTVACAVDLVLDKPTTKHIDFVLNRVRMLLYFGVTPYLVFDGDDLPSKSGTESDRHQRRQQSKALGLELQRKGRMAEAYQEFQKAVDVTPYMARQLIEELKKMNVQYVVAPYEADAQLVYLERHGMIDGIISEDSDLLVFGAKRLLSKLDQHGDCIEINRADFTACREVSLIGWTDADFRRMCILSGCDYLPNIARLGLKTAYRCIRKYKNVEKALRMLQFEGQYRVPADYLDNFKQAELTFLYQRVFCPKAGKLVTLTPPEDVNLDELSYIGGDVDADIAVGVARGDLDPTTKEPIVLKPLAPSRPVLGIQRRQTLGSSAELKPKPNKPISTFFTPKRMPLAELDPNSLTPSPSQQRLLERYANSSWDSSPAPAGLNAARSAPSLRRSQTTRVSSPLARSAERSSFLAQASKASTFQPAKRQRLCAEAEEGPLPTLANCRSRFFVHKDGESSLSGQKSTKSEKARNSTIGVFSDDSAEDIMSELPDPTQPDGSASNEIDTPCKTADQREAGLVAPTPATPVALPADEGQKEEESFENAAVSETTIPEDTVPEPTPEKSVSADSDSETFHQVLNYHVERQNTSILSKFTFKPGDSPGVSRKSSLGAMNAQSPRTSPAGLLLGPRRSPARRQRSTPLQRLGQSALSRSRSMIVPGSKTVPPPPTFSTCSAANQHLAAPKIFSAQGSEDMIIPNSEDESEDDANDSGASQGPVSLDLKQFSFTGSGTD; encoded by the exons ATGGGCATTAAAG GTCTCCATGGTCTTCTCAAATCGATCCAGAAACCATGCCACTTGAAGAAGTTCAGTGGCCAGACCCTGGGGGTAGATGCGTATGGGTGGCTGCACCGGGGTACAGTTGCATGTGCAGTGGATCTGGTGCTTGATAAGCCTACGACTAA GCATATCGACTTCGTCCTAAATCGTGTCCGCATGCTTCTTTACTTCGGCGTCACACCATACCTCGTCTTCGACGGCGATGATCTACCGAGCAAGTCCGGAACCGAGTCTGATCGGCACCAACGACGCCAGCAGAGCAAAGCTCTTGGATTGGAACTTCAACGCAAAGGACGAATGGCGGAGGCATATCAAGAGTTCCAAAAGGCGGTGGACGTGACCCCCTACATGGCCCGCCAATTGATCgaggagttgaagaagatgaacgTGCAGTACGTCGTGGCACCATACGAGGCTGATGCGCAGCTAGTGTATCTGGAGCGCCATGGTATGATCGACGGTATTATCTCCGAAGACTCCGATCTTCTTGTCTTTGGTGCGAAGAGGCTACTATCCAAACTCGACCAGCACGGTGACTGTATCGAGATCAACAGGGCGGACTTTACAGCTTGTCGTGAGGTCAGTCTGATCGGATGGACGGACGCGGACTTCAGACGGATGTGCATTCTCAGCGGTTGTGACTATCTACCCAACATTGCGCGACTCGGATTGAAAACCGCCTATCGATGCATTCGAAAATACAAGAACGTGGAGAAGGCCCTTCGCATGCTTCAATTCGAAGGGCAGTACCGTGTTCCCGCCGATTACCTCGACAATTTCAAACAAGCCGAACTCACGTTTCTTTATCAAAGGGTCTTCTGCCCGAAAGCCGGGAAATTGGTGACTCTCACCCCTCCTGAGGATGTCAACCTAGACGAACTGTCATATATTGGCGGTGACGTCGATGCAGACATTGCAGTAGGAGTGGCCCGTGGGGATCTTGATCCAACGACCAAGGAGCCGATTGTATTGAAGCCACTTGCCCCAAGCAGACCCGTGCTCGGCATCCAACGCCGGCAGACCCTTGGCTCTTCAGCTGAATTGAAACCGAAACCGAACAAACCAATTAGCACTTTCTTCACTCCGAAGAGGATGCCTTTGGCTGAGTTGGATCCAAACAGTCTTACACCATCGCCGAGCCAGCAACGGCTCCTCGAACGTTATGCAAACAGCTCCTGGGACAGCAGTCCCGCACCCGCAGGGCTAAATGCCGCTAGGTCAGCGCCTTCTCTCCGTCGCTCTCAAACCACACGAGTTTCAAGCCCATTGGCAAGAAGTGCAGAACGGAGTTCTTTCCTGGCCCAGGCTTCGAAGGCCTCAACCTTTCAGCCAGCAAAGCGACAACGCCTTTGTGCTGAAGCCGAGGAAGGACCCTTGCCAACTCTCGCAAACTGCCGCAGTCGGTTCTTCGTGCACAAAGATGGGGAGTCGAGTCTCAGCGGGCAGAAGAGCACGAAGTCTGAGAAAGCGCGAAATTCGACCATTGGTGTTTTCTCCGACGATAGTGCTGAAGATATCATGTCTGAACTCCCGGATCCTACCCAGCCAGATGGATCTGCATCGAACGAGATCGATACGCCATGCAAAACGGCCGATCAACGGGAAGCTGGCTTGGTGGCGCCAACCCCTGCTACTCCTGTCGCGTTGCCAGCAGATGAAGGtcaaaaggaagaagagtctTTTGAAAACGCTGCCGTTTCTGAGACTACCATTCCTGAGGATACCGTTCCCGAGCCTACCCCCGAAAAGTCTGTGAGCGCCGACTCAGACAGCGAAACTTTCCATCAAGTATTGAATTATCATGTCGAACGGCAGAATACATCTATACTTTCCAAATTCACCTTCAAGCCGGGTGACAGCCCTGGCGTCTCCAGGAAGTCTTCCCTTGGGGCAATGAACGCTCAATCGCCCCGAACATCTCCTGCAGGTCTCTTATTAGGGCCCCGCAGAAGCCCGGCACGACGACAACGATCGACACCCTTGCAGCGCCTTGGACAGAGCGCTCTCTCCCGGTCCCGGTCCATGATTGTTCCTGGCAGCAAGACTGTTCCGCCTCCGCCCACGTTTTCCACCTGTAGCGCAGCAAATCAGCATCTAGCTGCGCCCAAAATCTTTAGTGCTCAGGGAAGCGAAGACATGATCATCCCCAACAGCGAAGACGAAAGCGAGGACGACGCCAATGACTCCGGCGCTAGCCAGGGACCGGTTTCACTTGATCTGAAACAGTTCTCATTTACCGGATCGGGGACAGATTAG
- a CDS encoding Fig1 domain-containing protein (COG:S;~EggNog:ENOG410PM0A;~InterPro:IPR016509,IPR033481;~PFAM:PF12351;~TransMembrane:4 (i21-39o138-163i183-205o235-256i);~go_component: GO:0016020 - membrane [Evidence IEA];~go_process: GO:0000753 - cell morphogenesis involved in conjugation with cellular fusion [Evidence IEA];~go_process: GO:0032220 - plasma membrane fusion involved in cytogamy [Evidence IEA]) codes for MAINIAQGFARFIPMVGYHHVLMIIIAVAIILLSLLLAGCSSSSPQIPDIFLISMYYERYKPTFNLAQVDPGVVTATANIVGGAEMEVRVGYFGICIQPDGGSYICNSNATALAEVVTVDQDPLNLIWVAATFKDAVVFPYLLIIAVILAFFCFILLATFPGWHEEVDGTGSEKEVKPFPSRAVSQVALALIFIASVFILVSVLWQHTASVAASTIAQDMGNGSVKSGVGSSAMVLGWFGFGLMVVTTIGLLVMILSIRLIRQLTDDEEEA; via the exons ATGGCCATCAACATTGCCCAAGGGTTCGCCC GGTTCATTCCCATGGTCGGCTACCACCATGTTCTGATGATTATCATTGCCGTTGCAATTATTCTGCTAT CTCTACTATTGGCCGGATGctcgtcgtcgtcgccgcAAATCCCCGACATCTTCCTTATTTCCATGTACTACGAGCGTTACAAGCCTACATTCAACCTTGCCCAGGTGGACCCCGGTGTGGTCACGGCAACAGCGAACATCGTGGGAGGTGCAGAGATGGAGGTTCGTGTGGGGTATTTTGGAATCTGCATCCAGCCCGACGGAGGATCATACATCTGCAACTCGAACGCGACAGCGCTGGCGGAGGTTGTCACCGTCGACCAAGATCCGTTGAACTTGATTTGGGTTGCGGCCACATTTAAAGATGCCGTCGTGTTCCCGTATTTGCT AATCATCGCCGTTATCCTGGCATTCTTCTGCTTTATTCTTCTCGCCACTTTCCCCGGATGGCACGAGGAGGTCGACGGTACCGGTTCAGAGAAGGAAGTAAAACCATTCCCATCACGAGCGGTCTCGCAAGTTGCATTGGCACTCATCTTTATCGCATCCGTCTTCATCCTTGTTTCAGTGCTATGGCAACATACAGCGTCCGTGGCAGCCAGTACCATAGCGCAAGACATGGGCAACGGCAGCGTAAAGAGCGGCGTCGGCTCATCTGCCATGGTCCTTGGCTGGTTTGGATTCGGTTTAATGGTGGTGACGACAATAGGCCTGCTGGTTATGATCCTCAGTATCAGGTTGATCCGGCAATTGacggacgatgaagaagaagcataA